A section of the Ogataea parapolymorpha DL-1 chromosome II, whole genome shotgun sequence genome encodes:
- a CDS encoding Chromatin structure-remodeling complex subunit SFH1, translating to MDRPIYPQALSTSLVARLKNSPNPLFIASLPARGSKRAASTRVNYAEDFDMELEDDQDQDYDEDGALVSRSNTNGPGMSMAFLQGKDAPREKYKTVFSEAENLANCSVPEQLVPIKLNIETSGTRVNDMFMWNLNESLITPELFATIMCQELDLPKYSEATIAGQIRDQLESYRAVATVPMPQLSQEKELHAILDISISLDNTLYEDKIEWDILNSAITPEEFARTVVADMGLRREFQNAIAISLHDAIFKLKKEFLENPQQILFNNESLPLLNKVYQPPAPDTGNGSPGVVSLELQGMRFDSKKYGADFSPRVETLTPWEIEKREIERERNIRRLKRETMRVSGIGSSMMAPAPANDRNANSKRKYDELEGTWKFDK from the coding sequence ATGGACAGGCCTATTTATCCCCAGGCGCTGTCGACGTCGCTGGTTGCGCGGCTGAAAAACTCGCCGAACCCGCTCTTTATTGCGTCGCTGCCCGCCAGAGGCTCCAAGAGAGCCGCCTCGACCCGTGTTAACTACGCCGAAGACTTCGACatggagctcgaggacgACCAGGACCaggactacgacgaggacgggGCTCTGGTTTCCCGGTCGAACACGAATGGTCCAGGCATGAGCATGGCGTTTTTACAGGGCAAAGACGCTCCTAGAGAAAAGTACAAGACGGTGTTCAGCGAAGCTGAGAACCTGGCCAACTGCTCCGTCCCTGAGCAATTGGTGCCCATTAAATTGAACATCGAGACGAGCGGGACGCGCGTGAACGACATGTTTATGTGGAACTTGAACGAGTCGCTAATTACTCCCGAGTTGTTTGCGACTATTATGTGTcaggagctggatctgCCGAAATACAGCGAGGCCACCATCGCAGGCCAGATTCGTGACCAGCTGGAGTCGTATCGCGCGGTCGCGACCGTGCCGATGCCGCAGCTGTCGCAGGAAAAGGAGCTGCATGCGATTCTGGACATTTCGATCAGCCTCGACAACACGCTCTACGAAGACAAGATCGAGTGGGATATCTTGAACAGCGCCATCACGCCGGAGGAGTTTGCGCGCACCGTGGTGGCGGATATGGGTCTTCGCCGGGAGTTCCAGAATGCCATCGCGATCTCGCTACACGACgccattttcaagcttAAGAAGGAGTTCTTGGAGAATCCGCAGCAGATcctgttcaacaacgagaGTTTgccgctgctcaacaaggtATACCAGCCGCCTGCGCCGGACACGGGCAACGGCTCGCCCGGCGTGGTCTCGCTCGAGCTGCAGGGCATGCGGTTCGACAGCAAGAAGTACGGAGCAGACTTCAGTCCTCGCGTGGAAACCCTTACACCGTGGGAGATCGAGAAGCGGGAGATCGAGAGAGAGCGGAATATCCGGCGTCTCAAGAGAGAAACAATGCGTGTGAGCGGGATAGGAAGTTCTATGATGGCTCCTGCGCCAGCAAACGATAGAAACGCCAACTCGAAGCGCAAGTACGACGAATTGGAAGGAACGTGGAAATTcgataaataa
- a CDS encoding putative nicotinamide N-methyltransferase yields the protein MSLFDDLFATEEEPQKPKTTIEYTQKNGEVILVTLVGSSPLYGHILTNACKSLARQLENNPQLVVGRTVLEFGAGGALPSLLSAKLGAKKVLATDYPDPDLVSNIQHNIEQNKLHNCTAKGYIWGNDVEELMQELPQGHKTFDVLLLSDVIFNHTEQRKLLQSCKLLVTPQTGRVLVPFSPHRPKLLAADLNFFELAQEYGFEVFDEGIEMWSPLFKDDQDETTAELRSRVYKYSMRLVRGVDDN from the coding sequence ATGTCTTTGTTTGACGACCTTTTTGCCACGGAGGAGGAGCCCCAAAAACCAAAAACTACAATTGAGTACACCCAGAAAAATGGAGAGGTCATTCTGGTGACACTGGTGGGATCGTCACCTCTGTACGGCCATATTCTCACCAATGCATGTAAATCACTAGCCAGACAATTGGAGAATAATCCTCAGCTGGTGGTTGGACGCACGGTGCTCGAGTTTGGAGCGGGCGGAGCGCTGCCGTCTCTGCTGAGCGCCAAACTGGGTGCAAAGAAAGTTCTCGCCACAGACTATCCAGACCCAGACCTCGTATCAAACATACAGCATAACATCgaacaaaataaattacATAATTGCACTGCCAAGGGCTACATCTGGGGCAACGACGTCGAAGAATTGATGCAGGAACTGCCTCAAGGCCATAAAACGTTCGACGTGCTTTTGTTGAGTGATGTGATTTTCAACCACACCGAACAAAGAAAGCTCCTGCAGAGCtgcaagctgctggtgacGCCTCAGACGGGCCGTGTGCTCGTCCCATTCTCGCCCCACAGACCCAAACTACTTGCCGCGGACCTCAATTTCTTTGAGCTTGCCCAAGAGTACGGATtcgaggtgtttgacgaAGGAATTGAGATGTGGTCTCCGctgttcaaggacgacCAGGACGAGACTACAGCCGAATTACGCAGCCGCGTGTACAAGTATTCGATGAGGCTGGTGCGAGGTGTTGACGACAATTAG
- a CDS encoding CTS1 Endochitinase produces the protein MIPTLVLKQVVSALFLFSTAQAFDAASKTNVALYWGQNSAGTQDRLSTYCESDAADIFLLSFMTTFSDADTLPTLNFANACSSQFSDGLLQCDTIAEDIKTCQGLGKKVLLSLGGASGSYGFSSDSVAEEFAGTLWNMFGGGDADERPFGDAVIDGFDFDIENNDSTGYAALATKLREYYSKDSSKDYYISAAPQCVYPDASTGDMLANADVDFAFIQFYNNYCNVDKQFNWDTWANFAANTSPNKDIKLYLGLPASSTAASTGYVDVDTVKSALESIDNTNLGGIMLWDASQAFSNEVDGGNYAEAMKSILIDSQGTSSTSSATTVSSSTSKSFSSTSSESASSTSSSVSSTSAEKKALTSSSSSVSSSSSATSSTTVSSSSTISSALSVPTSTSVSSASSSVSTNTPATSEASSAAPSSVSSSFAPSSSETLVSSSSVTATSTQTPQPTPPSTTLLTRTTSSTSSSSTTATPSAAYTDCSSLSGLEKAKCLNANFASGLFNGSPDSCSTEGEIACSSDGSFAICNFGKWVKMQCAAGTTCYAYVQNSDVDVGCNYEAQKNSFTKRDGFMDIFKRSSSHSHHAHRT, from the coding sequence ATGATCCCTACACTCGTTTTGAAACAGGTGGTTTCGGCCCTGTTCCTGTTTTCCACCGCCCAGGCTTTTGATGCcgcttccaaaaccaaTGTGGCTCTGTATTGGGGCCAGAACTCTGCCGGCACTCAGGACAGGCTTTCCACTTATTGTGAGAGCGATGCTGCTGATATTTTCTTGCTCTCATTCATGACCACGTTCTCTGACGCAGACACTCTTCCAACCTTGAATTTTGCTAATGCCTGCAGCAGCCAGTTTTCTGACGGACTTTTGCAATGCGATACAATTGCCGAGGATATCAAGACCTGTCAAGGTCTTGGCAAAAAGGTCTTACTTTCGCTCGGAGGAGCCAGCGGCAGCTACGGCTTCAGCTCCGATTCAGTTGCCGAGGAGTTTGCCGGCACTCTTTGGAACATGTTTGGAGGTGGAGACGCCGACGAACGTCCATTTGGCGATGCAGTTATAGACGGTTTCGACTTTGATATTGAAAACAATGACTCTACCGGTTATGCCGCTCTCGCAACCAAACTGAGAGAATACTATAGCAAGGACTCTTCTAAAGACTACTAcatttctgctgctcctcaaTGTGTTTACCCTGATGCTTCCACGGGTGACATGCTTGCCAATGCCGACGTTGACTTTGCTTTTATCCAATTCTACAACAACTATTGTAACGTCGACAAACAGTTCAACTGGGACACCTGGGCCAACTTCGCTGCCAACACGTCTCCTAACAAGGACATTAAGTTGTACCTGGGACTGCCTGCCTCCAGTACGGCCGCTTCTACCGGTTATGTGGACGTTGACACGGTGAAGAGTGCGCTCGAGAGCATTGATAACACAAACCTCGGAGGTATCATGCTTTGGGACGCCTCGCAGGCTTTCAGCAACGAGGTTGACGGTGGAAACTACGCCGAGGCAATGAAGAGCATTTTAATTGACAGCCAAGGTACCAGCTCTACTTCCTCTGCCACCACCGTGAGTTCTAGCAcctcaaagagcttttccagcacgtccTCAGAAAGCGCTTCGTCTACGTCGTCTTCCGTCTCCTCCACTTCTGCTGAAAAGAAAGCTTTGACATCTAGCTCTTCTAGtgtctccagctcttctagcgccaccagctccacaactgtttcgagctcttcaacCATCTCCAGCGCTTTGAGTGTGCCAACCTCTACAAGTGTTTCCAGCgcctccagctctgtgTCGACCAATACCCCGGCCACGTCCGAGGCAAGCTCTGCCGCTCCGAGCTCCGTTTCTTCGAGCTTTGCTCCTTCATCCTCCGAAACACTCGTGAGCTCGTCCTCCGTCACCGCCACCTCCACTCAAACACCACAACCCACCCCACCTTCAACCACACTCCTAACCAGAACCACTAGCAGCACGAGCTCTTCTTCTACCACTGCCACCCCAAGTGCAGCATACACTGACTGTTCGTCGCTAAGCGGAttggaaaaggccaagTGTCTAAATGCCAACTTTGCCAGCGGCCTGTTCAACGGGTCACCTGACTCGTGCTCCACCGAGGGAGAGATTGCCTGCTCGTCAGACGGCTCGTTCGCCATTTGCAACTTCGGCAAGTGGGTCAAGATGCAGTGTGCTGCAGGCACCACCTGCTACGCGTACGTGCAGAACTCGGACGTCGATGTGGGGTGCAACTACGAGGCTCAGAAAAACTCGTTCACGAAAAGAGACGGCTTCATGGACATTTTTAAAAGAAGCTCAAGCCACAGTCATCATGCACACCGGACGTAA
- a CDS encoding ABC-type multidrug transport system: protein MEDPLDKQTPARRMYSFLLWNKSVPPLPSDEERPQFPFRNTSFLSNLFFSWVLPILRVGYRRTLEPQDLFAIRRGSHLDVDVRAKTFLTKFTARKRKAEQKYLKKNGIPDTPHARRALITDPDFSYSSLLVLASLFETFKWEYTLSVLYKIGGDVAMGLNPLLLRALIAYVHQKASGVPVNNSGYGYSLGITGLVLGMGLCIAHYFHDSAFVGCEVKGLLTKVLLDKSFRLDRRSRTQFTPSAITSLLGTDLSRIDLAASFFAYIITFPIGVAITLVLLSIYMGGPAIGGVGFLILAACGIVYSTRPLMRLRRGINVHTDARVKAVKEVLNSMKIIKFYSWEPAYLKLVSAIRGREMSYMLHIQFLRNLVTALAISLPSVSSMIGFLSMYGYNGGSLRNAANVFSSLALFNILVGHIALMPLALSSTADAYVACKRVQAYLLSAEEVPDENYICVEKAAEAVRVVDASFSWDERLAPDACDKEAALAEKHAVSLRPSLGPLTFSLAHGEFVVVTGPIGSGKSSLLCALSGLMPRVTGCITVAGQLLLCAQPWIQNATVRNNIIFGCEPDKQLYAEIVRGCGLESDFEMLPAGDLTEIGERGVNLSGGQKARINLARAVYSVLSRNFNILLLDDVLSAVDAKVGRHIMDECILGLLRGRTRVLATHQLSLIQAADRIMFVNPDGSVDVDTPERLLAKNGHFSKLMEFQQEGTKQEKPELPDIVAEDEEDEELKLVQKQTTQREYEKDRGRLIEQEHREKDAIPMHIVVSYFRSGCGRLGITGMFPMIFASMACSTFCMLFQNVWLSFWSTQKFPGRSDGFYIGLYVMFALLYVVCTAWQFCSIVYVTNHASERLNIRALERVLRAPMSFFDTTPMGRILNRFTKDTDVLDNEISEQFRLILFGFSNMVGIYIMCIIYMPYFAVCVPFIFLAVSMLFSFYQASAREVKRIEGVQRSIVYANFDEVLQGNETIKLYNLTGKFVDKNITLINRMNESYFLANSLQRWLAVSLHGCAAGMNLLISMLCVGRAFKISAASSGLIISYLVSVSMQLINTSRSMGQLEQNLSSVERIGEYAIDLPQEAPAESSDPAKKPPPSWPEHGQIKFSHVSLRYRPNLPLVLQDLNLEIAAAEKIGICGRTGAGKSTIMTALYRLSEPEGAIEIDGVNILDIGLHELRSRLSIIPQDPVLFRGTIRLNLDPFSQLSDDVLYGALVKSGCILPDELPEVKQQTGPDLHKFHLNSVVEDNGANFSLGQRQMLALTRAIVRDCKVLILDEATSSVDYETDARVQATIVREFSHCTILCIAHRLKTIVNYDKILVMDKGRVAEFGTPMELYHARGIFRSMCDKSRIGGTEIEQAQAAKTA, encoded by the coding sequence ATGGAAGACCCCCTTGACAAACAGACGCCCGCAAGGCGCATGTACTCGTTCCTGCTGTGGAACAAGTCCGTGCCCCCGCTGCCGTCGGACGAGGAGCGGCCCCAGTTCCCGTTCAGAAACACCAGTTTTTTAAGCAacctcttcttttcgtGGGTCCTCCCGATACTGAGAGTCGGCTACAGAAGAACGCTCGAGCCCCAGGACCTCTTTGCCATCCGCCGCGGGTCGCATCTCGACGTCGATGTGCGTGCCAAGACTTTTCTCACCAAATTCACCGCCCGCAAGCGCAAGGCTGAACAAAAGTatctcaagaaaaatggcaTCCCTGACACCCCACATGCACGCAGGGCGCTTATCACAGACCCTGACTTTtcgtactcgtcgctgctAGTGCTCGCATCGCTTTTTGAGACCTTTAAGTGGGAGTACACCCTCAGTGTGCTCTATAAAATAGGTGGAGACGTAGCAATGGGCCTCAacccgctgctgctgcgtgCGCTGATCGCCTACGTCCACCAAAAGGCGTCCGGCGTCCCTGTCAACAATAGTGGGTACGGCTACTCGCTAGGGATCACAGGGCTCGTGCTGGGCATGGGCCTCTGTATCGCGCACTATTTCCACGACTCGGCGTTCGTGGGGTGCGAGGTCAAGGGGCTGCTGACAAAAGTGCTTCTCGACAAGTCGTTCCGGCTTGACAGACGCTCGCGCACTCAGTTCACGCCGTCAGCCATCACCTCGCTGCTCGGCACAGACCTCTCCCGGATCGATCTGGCGGCCAGTTTCTTTGCTTACATAATCACGTTCCCGATCGGCGTGGCTATAacgctggtgctgctgtCCATTTACATGGGCGGGCCGGCGATTGGTGGCGTCGGGTTTCTGATTCTGGCCGCGTGCGGCATCGTGTACAGTACGCGTCCCCTCATGCGGCTGCGGCGCGGCATTAACGTGCATACCGACGCCCGTGTCAAGGCTGTCAAGGAGGTGCTCAACAGCATGAAAATCATAAAGTTCTACTCGTGGGAGCCGGCGTATTTGAAGCTGGTGTCGGCAATTAGAGGCAGGGAGATGTCGTACATGTTGCACATCCAGTTTCTGCGGAACCTTGTCACTGCGTTGGCCATTTCTCTGCCGAGTGTGTCGTCGATGATTGGATTTTTGTCTATGTACGGCTACAATGGGGGCAGTTTACGGAACGCTGCGAATGTTTTTTCGTCCCTGGCACTGTTTAATATTCTGGTTGGCCACATTGCGCTGATGCCGCTGGCTTTGAGCTCCACTGCGGATGCGTACGTTGCGTGCAAGCGGGTGCAGGCGTACCTGCTTTCCGCGGAGGAAGTGCCCGACGAAAATTATATTTGCGTGGAGAAAGCCGCCGAGGCGGTGAGAGTGGTCGACGCGTCCTTCTCGTGGGACGAGCGTCTTGCGCCGGATGCGTGTGACAAGGAGGCAGCCCTGGCGGAGAAGCACGCGGTGTCGCTGCGGCCTTCTCTGGGTCCGCTCACGTTCTCGCTCGCACACGGCGAATTTGTCGTGGTGACCGGCCCCATTGGCTCAGGCAAGTCGTCGCTGCTGTGCGCGCTGAGCGGGTTGATGCCGCGGGTGACGGGCTGTATCACTGTTGCCgggcagctgctgctctgtgCCCAGCCGTGGATCCAGAACGCTACCGTGCGTAACAACATCATCTTCGGCTGTGAGCCAGACAAGCAGCTGTATGCGGAAATTGTGCGGGGCTGCGGGCTCGAGAGTGATTTCGAGATGCTGCCTGCTGGTGACCTCACGGAGATTGGTGAGCGCGGCGTGAACCTGTCGGGCGGGCAAAAGGCGCGCATCAACCTTGCGCGTGCCGTGTACTCGGTGCTGAGCAGAAACTTCAACattttgctgctggacgacgtgCTGAGTGCGGTGGACGCTAAAGTGGGGCGCCACATCATGGACGAGTGCATTCTCGGGCTGCTCCGCGGCCGCACGCGGGTGCTCGCCACGCATCAGCTGTCGTTGATCCAGGCTGCAGACCGAATCATGTTTGTGAATCCGGACGGCTCTGTCGACGTAGACACGCCGGAGCGGCTGCTGGCGAAGAACGGGCATTTTTCCAAGCTGATGGAGTTCCAGCAGGAGGGCACCAAGCAGGAAAAGCCAGAGTTGCCCGATATCGTggctgaggacgaggaggacgaggagctcaagctggtgcAGAAACAAACGACGCAGCGCGAGTACGAAAAAGACCGCGGCCGTCTGATTGAGCAGGAGCATCGCGAAAAGGATGCCATCCCGATGCACATCGTGGTATCGTATTTCCGGTCTGGCTGCGGCCGGCTGGGCATCACCGGCATGTTTCCGATGATTTTCGCCAGCATGGCGTGCTCCACGTTCTGCATGCTCTTCCAGAACGTGTGGCTGTCGTTCTGGTCGACGCAGAAATTCCCCGGCCGCTCCGACGGCTTTTACATCGGGCTGTACGTGATGTTCGCGCTGCTGTACGTGGTGTGCACCGCGTGGCAGTTCTGCAGCATCGTGTACGTGACGAACCACGCGTCTGAGCGGCTCAACATCCGCGCTCTGGAGCGCGTGCTGCGTGCGCCAATGTCCTTCTTCGACACCACGCCGATGGGCCGCATTCTTAATAGGTTCACTAAGGACAccgacgtgctggacaacgagaTCTCGGAACAGTTCCGCCTCATTCTTTTCGGCTTCTCCAACATGGTGGGCATTTATATTATGTGCATCATCTACATGCCGTACTTTGCCGTGTGCGTGCCGTTCATCTTCCTGGCGGTGTCGATGCTGTTTTCGTTCTACCAGGCGTCGGCGCGCGAGGTGAAGCGGATCGAGGGGGTGCAGCGGTCGATCGTCTATGCCAACTTCGACGAGGTGCTACAGGGCAACGAGACTATCAAGTTGTACAACTTGACGGgcaagtttgtggacaaGAACATCACGCTGATCAATAGAATGAACGAGTCGTACTTCTTGGCCAACTCGCTTCAACGGTGGCTGGCTGTGTCGTTGCATGGGTGTGCGGCCGGTATGAACTTGCTCATCTCGATGCTTTGCGTGGGGCGCGCATTCAAAATCAGTGCCGCCAGCTCGGGACTTATTATTTCGTACCTCGTCAGCGTCAGCAtgcagctgatcaacacGTCGCGGTCGATGGGCCAGTTGGAGCAAAATCTCAGCAGCGTCGAGCGGATTGGCGAATACGCGATCGACCTGCCGCAGGAAGCCCCTGCAGAAAGCTCGGACCCGGCGAAAAAACCTCCCCCATCTTGGCCCGAGCACGGCCAAATCAAGTTCTCCCACGTAAGCCTGCGGTACCGTCCAAACCTGCCGCTCGTGCTCCAGGACCTCAACCTCGAGATTGCGGCAGCAGAGAAAATTGGCATTTGCGGCCGCACAGGCGCAGGCAAGTCCACCATAATGACGGCACTGTACCGGCTGAGCGAGCCCGAGGGAGCGATTGAGATCGACGGCGTCAATATCCTCGACATCGGCCTGCACGAGCTGCGCTCGCGACTGTCAATTATCCCACAGGACCCGGTGCTGTTCCGCGGCACGATTCGCTTGAACCTAGACCCCTTCTCGCAGCTGTCTGACGACGTGCTGTACGGCGCGCTTGTGAAATCGGGCTGCATCTTGCCCGACGAGTTGCCCGAAGTCAAGCAGCAAACAGGACCAGACCTGCACAAGTTCCACCTGAACAGCGTGGTGGAGGACAATGGCGCCAACTTCTCGCTCGGCCAACGCCAGATGCTCGCGCTGACGAGAGCCATTGTTCGGGACTGCAAAGTGTTGATTCTAGACGAGGCCACATCGAGCGTCGACTACGAGACCGACGCTCGCGTGCAAGCGACGATCGTCCGTGAGTTTTCGCACTGCACGATTCTGTGCATTGCGCACCGGCTCAAGACGATCGTCAACTACGACAAGATCCTTGTCATGGACAAGGGCCGCGTGGCGGAGTTTGGCACGCCGATGGAGCTGTACCACGCGCGCGGAATTTTCCGCTCCATGTGCGACAAGAGCAGGATCGGCGGCACCGAGATCGAGCAGGCACAGGCTGCCAAAACCGCATAA
- a CDS encoding Elongation factor 1-beta, which yields MSFSDFSKIETVAELNKFLADKSYIEGTSATQADVAAYKAFQSAYPNFSRWFNHIASFTEDFESLPAAKAPAAKAPAAEDDDDVDLFGSDDEDVDEEAEKLKQQRLAEYAAKKAAKGPKPASKSIVTIDVKPWDDETDLDALLASVKGIEKEGLTWGGFQWVPVGFGIKKLQINCVVEDEKVSIDELQAQIEEFDDYVQSTDIAAMQKL from the exons ATGTCTTTCTCCGACTTCTCCAAGATCGAGACCGTTgccgagctcaacaagttccTGGCCGACAAGTCCTACATTGAAGG TACTTCCGCCACCCAAGCCGACGTTGCTGCCTACAAGGCCTTCCAATCTGCTTACCCAAACTTCAGCAGATGGTTCAACCACATTGCCTCGTTCACTGAGGATTTCGAGTCCTTGCCAGCAGCTAAGgctcctgctgccaagGCTCCtgctgccgaggacgacgacgatgtCGACCTTTTCGGttccgacgacgaggacgtcgatgaggaggccgagaagctgaagcaACAGAGACTCGCCGAGTACGCTGCCAAGAAGGCTGCCAAGGGCCCTAAGCCAGCCTCTAAGTCGATTGTCACCATCGACGTCAAGCCATGGGATGACGAGACCGACCTCGACGCCTTGCTGGCCTCCGTCAAGGGTATCGAGAAGGAAGGTCTGACCTGGGGTGGATTCCAATGGGTTCCTGTTGGATTCGGTATCAAGAAGCTCCAGATCAACTGTGTTgttgaggacgagaaggtCTCCATCGACGAGCTCCAGGCCCAGATCGAGGAGTTCGACGACTATGTCCAGTCTACTGACATTGCTGCTATGCAGAAACTGTAA
- a CDS encoding membrane-bound alpha-1,6- mannosyltransferase Initiation-specific codes for MSITNVPVLKRARLYMATNRRLVVVLVVLLYWVVQNVWTWSPGTRDLAQVDAKIEAELNSNLHTFGAHLRHLNRLPAESATLREKLTFYFPYYPEKPVPNQIWQTWKVDLEDDNFPKQYRRFQKTWVEKNPDYVYHLIPDSVIEDFVASLYANVPEVVRAYQLLPKNIMKADFFRYLVIYARGGTYSDMDTVCLKPIKDWATFDRDLIHAADNKADLSQIDPEARTTPVGLVIGIEADPDRPDWHEWFSRRLQFCQWTIQAKPGHPLLRELIIRIVEETFRKQHMGVLKRVEGKDSGADIMQWTGPGIFTDTLFDYLNNVASDGKLGDGYGVGSLYWRKHGKYKLKKTEINKNNEPLHSEDQLINWRSLTNMDKPKIMGDVMVLPITSFSPNVGHMGSKSSSDRLAFVEHLFSGSWKPKNK; via the coding sequence ATGTCAATAACCAATGTCCCGGTGCTGAAGCGCGCGCGACTCTACATGGCGACGAATCGCCGGCTGGTGGTTGTTCTTGTGGTGCTGCTGTACTGGGTGGTCCAGAACGTTTGGACGTGGAGCCCTGGGACGCGCGATTTGGCCCAAGTGGACGCGAAGATCGAGGCCGAGCTAAACTCGAATCTACATACTTTTGGAGCGCATTTGCGCCACTTAAACCGGCTTCCGGCAGAGTCGGCCACCCTGCGTGAAAAACTCACCTTCTATTTCCCATATTATCCTGAAAAGCCCGTGCCGAACCAGATCTGGCAGACATGGAAGGTCGATCTCGAAGACGACAACTTCCCCAAGCAGTACAGACGGTTTCAGAAGACGTGGGTCGAGAAAAATCCAGACTACGTGTACCACCTGATTCCGGACTCTGTGATTGAGGACTTTGTGGCGAGTTTGTACGCGAACGTGCCGGAGGTGGTCAGAGCGTACCAGCTGCTTCCGAAAAATATCATGAAGGCGGATTTTTTCCGGTATTTGGTGATCTACGCGCGCGGAGGCACCTACTCAGACATGGACACGGTGTGTTTAAAGCCGATCAAGGACTGGGCCACGTTTGATCGCGACCTGATCCACGCTGCCGACAATAAGGCCGATCTCTCCCAGATAGATCCAGAAGCAAGAACCACGCCTGTGGGGCTGGTGATTGGCATTGAGGCCGACCCGGACAGGCCCGACTGGCACGAGTGGTTCTCGCGCAGACTGCAGTTCTGCCAGTGGACGATCCAGGCGAAGCCGGGACACCCGCTGCTGCGCGAGCTGATCATCCGGATCGTGGAGGAGACGTTCCGCAAACAGCACATGGGCGTTTTGAAAAGAGTGGAAGGCAAGGACTCGGGCGCAGATATCATGCAGTGGACAGGACCGGGGATATTTACAGACACTCTGTTTGATTATCTGAACAATGTGGCGAGCGACGGCAAGTTGGGCGACGGGTACGGCGTGGGGTCGTTGTATTGGCGCAAGCACGGCAAATATAAGCTGAAAAAGACAGAAATTAACAAGAATAACGAGCCATTGCATTCTGAGGACCAGCTTATCAACTGGAGGTCGCTGACCAACATGGACAAGCCAAAGATCATGGGGGACGTAATGGTGTTACCAATCACGAGCTTTAGTCCGAACGTGGGGCACATGGGCTCAAAGAGCAGCTCAGATAGGCTGGCATTTGTGGAGCATTTATTTTCTGGCAGCTGGAAGCCAAAAAACAAAtag
- a CDS encoding mitochondrial carrier protein, with protein MTDKIDKHSLEYVVRSGIAGGVAGISAKTLIAPLDRVKILFQTNNPHYRHLAGSFRGMLKAIQLIYHNDGFMGLYQGHSATLLRIFPYAAIKFVCYEQIRTFLIPRDEYETAGRRLLAGSFAGVLSVAFTYPLDLVRVRLAFETSHSRIQHGRGKIWHILKTIYYEHPRYSFTTGGYVANKPPLLRLLHRIVDRNVHVFQAMTNFYRGFVPTIIGMVPYAGVSFYSHDMIHDLFRLPHIAPYTVIDDDATLETTKVRSESSFDTRKPLKMWAQLLAGGGAGMLAQAAAYPFEVIRRRMQVGGVANLGGQFFSIGHTIVMIYAERGFKGFYVGLGIGFLKIVPMFACSFYVYERCKHYLRI; from the coding sequence ATGACCGACAAAATAGACAAGCACTCGCTCGAGTACGTGGTACGAAGCGGGATTGCCGGGGGAGTGGCGGGAATCTCTGCCAAGACGCTCATAGCGCCCCTGGACAGGGTGAAGATCCTGTTCCAAACAAACAACCCGCATTATCGCCATCTCGCAGGGTCGTTCCGGGGCATGCTCAAGGCTATCCAGCTAATTTACCACAACGACGGGTTTATGGGCCTGTACCAGGGCCACTCGGCCACGCTGCTGCGGATTTTTCCCTACGCAGCAATCAAGTTTGTTTGTTACGAGCAGATCCGCACGTTTCTCATTCCGCGGGACGAATATGAGACGGCTGGAAGACGGCTTCTGGCGGGATCGTTTGCGGGCGTGCTCAGCGTGGCGTTCACGTACCCGCTAGACCTTGTTCGTGTGAGATTGGCGTTTGAGACGTCCCACAGCAGGATCCAGCACGGGCGAGGAAAGATATGGCACATCCTCAAGACCATTTACTACGAGCACCCGCGCTACAGTTTCACCACTGGGGGTTACGTGGCAAACAAACCCCCACTTTTGCGCTTGCTCCACCGCATCGTGGATCGCAATGTGCACGTTTTCCAGGCCATGACAAATTTCTATAGAGGATTTGTGCCAACCATCATAGGCATGGTCCCGTACGCGGGGGTCAGCTTCTACTCGCACGACATGATCCATGATCTGTTCCGCCTGCCCCACATCGCGCCATACACGGtcatcgacgacgacgcgaCGCTGGAGACCACAAAAGTCAGGTCCGAGTCGTCGTTCGACACGCGCAAGCCGCTTAAGATGTGGGCCCAGCTGCTCGCGGGCGGCGGGGCGGGAATGCTGGCGCAGGCGGCAGCTTATCCATTTGAGGTGATCCGGAGACGAATGCAAGTCGGTGGGGTGGCGAACCTGGGAGGCCAGTTCTTCTCCATCGGCCACACGATAGTGATGATATATGCGGAGCGTGGATTCAAAGGCTTTTACGTGGGGCTCGGGATCGGGTTCCTCAAAATAGTGCCGATGTTTGCCTGCAGCTTCTACGTTTACGAGAGATGCAAGCACTATCTTCGGATATGA